A region from the Lolium perenne isolate Kyuss_39 chromosome 4, Kyuss_2.0, whole genome shotgun sequence genome encodes:
- the LOC127294401 gene encoding uncharacterized protein encodes MGLLICLCLLQLLLLCPSRAAAQPPPSARTLDAMLQDYAYRAFLRPRTGIVYNATLPADLAAGVAVSGVRLRSGSLRRKGFPGYFEFAIPAGVIVQPYVERVVLVYHSLGLGGGGLPQRYYPLPGYTYLAPVLGLLFYDAANLSAVGLPELSVVASGSPISVSFSNVRAVPPGSPAPQCVWFDLDGVPQFRDLEANNVCSTYRRGHFSIVVNSSELAPAPAPSGAIAPPIPSDGGNAKGRKDAWKIAVGVVGGVIALGLLATLLVCCVRYKREKRMAAMERNAEVGETLRMAQVGRSQAPVAYGTRTKPVIESEYVA; translated from the coding sequence ATGGGTTTGttgatctgcctctgcctcctccAGCTCCTCCTCCTGTGCCCCTCCCGAGCAGCCGCGCAGCCGCCGCCGTCCGCTCGTACCCTCGACGCAATGCTGCAGGACTACGCGTACCGGGCCTTCCTCCGCCCGCGCACCGGCATTGTCTACAACGCCACGCTGCCCGCCGACCTCGCCGCCGGCGTCGCGGTCTCGGGAGTCCGCCTGCGCAGCGGCAGCCTGCGGCGGAAGGGCTTCCCGGGCTACTTCGAGTTCGCCATCCCGGCCGGCGTCATCGTGCAGCCCTACGTCGAGCGGGTTGTGCTCGTCTACCACAGCCTCGGcctgggcggcggcggcctgcccCAGAGGTACTACCCGCTGCCCGGGTACACCTACCTCGCGCCCGTCCTCGGCCTGCTCTTCTACGACGCCGCCAACCTGTCCGCGGTGGGGCTGCCCGAGCTCAGCGTCGTCGCGTCGGGGAGCCCCATTTCCGTCAGCTTCAGCAATGTCAGGGCCGTGCCGCCGGGCAGTCCGGCGCCGCAGTGCGTGTGGTTTGATCTCGATGGGGTGCCGCAGTTCCGGGACCTGGAGGCCAACAACGTCTGCTCGACGTATCGCCGGGGCCACTTCTCCATTGTGGTCAACTCTAGCGAGCTTGCTCCTGCTCCGGCGCCTTCAGGCGCAATCGCCCCGCCGATACCGTCTGACGGTGGCAATGCTAAGGGCCGTAAAGACGCATGGAAGATTGCCGTCGGCGTTGTTGGGGGAGTCATCGCATTGGGGCTGTTGGCTACGCTTCTGGTCTGCTGCGTCAGATATAAAAGGGAGAAGAGGATGGCGGCCATGGAACGGAATGCAGAGGTCGGGGAGACTTTGCGCATGGCGCAGGTTGGCCGGTCGCAAGCGCCTGTAGCGTATGGGACGCGGACGAAACCTGTGATCGAGAGCGAGTATGTTGCATAG